From one Citrobacter sp. Marseille-Q6884 genomic stretch:
- a CDS encoding MurR/RpiR family transcriptional regulator, with translation MNMLEKIQLKLEHLSKSERKVADVILTSPDRAIHSSIAALALEANVSEPTVNRFCRSMDTRGFPDFKLHLAQSLANGTPYVNRNVDEDDSVESYTGKIFESAMASLDHVRQSLDNSAVNRAVDLLTQAKKIAFFGLGSSAAVAHDAMNKFFRFNVPVIYSDDIVLQRMSCMNCSDDDVIVLISHTGRTKSLVELAQLARENDAMVIALTSPGTPLAREATLAITLDVPEDTDIYMPMVSRLAQLTVIDVLATGFTLRRGAKFRDNLKRVKEALKESRFDKELLIKSDDR, from the coding sequence ATGAATATGCTGGAAAAAATCCAGTTAAAACTGGAACACCTGAGCAAATCAGAACGCAAAGTCGCCGACGTCATTCTTACTTCACCCGACCGGGCAATCCATTCGAGCATTGCGGCACTGGCTCTGGAAGCCAATGTCAGCGAACCGACCGTCAATCGATTCTGTCGCAGTATGGACACCCGCGGTTTTCCTGATTTTAAACTGCATCTGGCGCAAAGTCTGGCAAACGGTACCCCTTATGTTAATCGTAATGTGGATGAGGATGACAGCGTAGAATCCTACACGGGGAAAATCTTCGAATCGGCGATGGCCAGCCTGGATCATGTGCGCCAGTCTCTGGATAACTCGGCGGTCAACCGGGCGGTAGATTTATTAACCCAGGCAAAGAAAATTGCCTTTTTCGGCCTGGGTTCTTCCGCCGCTGTTGCCCATGACGCCATGAATAAATTTTTCCGCTTTAACGTTCCGGTGATCTATTCGGACGACATCGTCCTGCAACGCATGAGTTGTATGAATTGTAGCGACGACGACGTTATTGTGCTCATTTCTCATACCGGCAGGACCAAGAGCCTGGTTGAACTGGCGCAACTGGCGCGAGAAAACGACGCCATGGTGATTGCGCTCACCTCTCCCGGAACACCGCTGGCGCGCGAAGCCACGCTGGCAATTACGCTCGACGTACCGGAAGATACTGACATTTATATGCCCATGGTCTCTCGACTTGCTCAACTGACCGTGATAGATGTGCTGGCTACGGGATTTACTTTGCGCCGAGGCGCGAAATTTAGAGATAACTTGAAGCGTGTCAAGGAAGCGCTCAAGGAATCGCGTTTTGATAAAGAATTACTCATCAAGAGTGATGACCGCTAA
- the lpxM gene encoding lauroyl-Kdo(2)-lipid IV(A) myristoyltransferase (LpxM is lauroyl-Kdo(2)-lipid IV(A) myristoyltransferase, an enzyme characterized in Escherichia coli and involved in biosynthesis of the form of lipid A found in that species and some closely related species.) gives METKKKNIEYIPEFHKSFRHPRYWGAWLGVAAIAGIALTPAAFRDPVLAKLGRFVGRLGKSSRRRALINLSLCFPERSEAEREAIVDEMFATAPQAMVMMAELAIRGPEKIQHRVDWQGLEIIEEMRRNDEKVIFLVPHGWGVDIPAMLMASQGQKMAAMFHNQGNPVFDYVWNTVRRRFGGRLHARNDGIKPFIQSVRQGYWGYYLPDQDHGPEHSEFVDFFATYKATLPAIGRLMKVCHARVVPLFPVYDGKTHRLTIQVRPPMDDILTADDHTIARRMNEEVEIFVAPHLEQYTWILKLLKTRKPGEIEPYKRKDLYPKK, from the coding sequence ATGGAAACGAAAAAAAAGAATATTGAGTACATCCCTGAGTTTCATAAATCATTTCGTCATCCGCGTTATTGGGGAGCCTGGTTGGGCGTAGCGGCGATAGCCGGAATTGCGTTAACGCCTGCAGCATTTCGCGATCCCGTTCTGGCGAAGCTGGGACGGTTTGTTGGACGGTTGGGGAAAAGCTCCCGCCGTCGGGCGCTGATCAATTTATCCCTCTGTTTTCCTGAACGTAGCGAAGCGGAACGCGAAGCAATCGTTGATGAAATGTTTGCAACTGCGCCTCAGGCAATGGTGATGATGGCCGAGCTGGCGATACGGGGCCCGGAGAAGATTCAGCATCGCGTTGACTGGCAAGGTCTGGAAATCATCGAAGAGATGCGCCGCAACGATGAGAAAGTGATTTTTCTCGTGCCGCACGGTTGGGGGGTAGATATCCCCGCGATGCTGATGGCCTCTCAAGGTCAGAAAATGGCTGCGATGTTTCATAACCAGGGGAACCCGGTATTTGATTATGTCTGGAACACGGTACGCCGTCGTTTTGGCGGTCGTTTACATGCGCGTAATGATGGTATCAAACCGTTTATTCAGTCGGTTCGTCAGGGATATTGGGGATACTATTTGCCGGATCAGGATCATGGTCCTGAGCACAGCGAGTTTGTTGATTTTTTTGCAACCTACAAAGCGACATTACCGGCGATTGGCCGCCTGATGAAGGTCTGCCATGCCCGCGTGGTGCCGCTTTTCCCGGTGTATGATGGCAAAACGCACCGTCTGACGATTCAGGTACGTCCGCCAATGGACGACATTCTGACGGCCGATGATCACACCATCGCCAGACGGATGAACGAAGAGGTGGAGATTTTTGTCGCTCCGCATCTCGAACAATATACCTGGATTTTAAAGCTGCTTAAGACGCGTAAACCGGGTGAAATTGAACCTTATAAACGCAAAGACCTCTACCCTAAAAAGTAA
- the zwf gene encoding glucose-6-phosphate dehydrogenase: MAVTQTAQACDLVIFGAKGDLARRKLLPSLYQLEKAGQINPDTRIIGVGRADWDKAAYTKVVREALETFMKEKIDEGLWDTLSGRLEFCNLDVNDTAAFTRLGEMLDQKNRTTINYFAMPPSTFGAICKGLGEAKLNAKPARVVMEKPLGTSLATSREINDQVGEYFEECQVYRIDHYLGKETVLNLLALRFANSLFVNNWDNRTIDHVEITVAEEVGIEGRWGYFDQAGQMRDMIQNHLLQILCMIAMSPPSDLSADSIRDEKVKVLKSLRRIDRSNVREKTVRGQYTTGFAQGKKVPGYLEEEGANKSSNTETFVAIRVDIDNWRWAGVPFYLRTGKRLPTKCSEVVVYFKTPELNLFKESWQDLPQNKLTIRLQPDEGVDIQVLNKVPGLDHKHNLQITKLDLSYSETFNQTHLADAYERLLLETMRGIQALFVRRDEVEEAWKWVDSITEAWAMDNDAPKPYQAGTWGPVASVAMITRDGRSWNEFE, encoded by the coding sequence ATGGCGGTAACGCAAACAGCCCAGGCATGTGACCTGGTCATTTTCGGCGCGAAGGGCGACCTGGCGCGTCGGAAATTGCTGCCTTCCCTTTATCAACTGGAAAAGGCCGGTCAGATAAACCCGGATACCCGTATTATCGGGGTAGGGCGTGCCGACTGGGATAAAGCAGCCTATACCAAGGTTGTCCGCGAAGCGCTTGAAACCTTCATGAAAGAAAAAATTGATGAAGGTTTGTGGGACACCCTCAGTGGTCGCCTGGAATTTTGTAATCTGGACGTCAATGATACCGCTGCATTTACCCGTCTGGGCGAGATGCTGGATCAGAAAAATCGCACCACCATTAACTATTTCGCTATGCCGCCAAGCACCTTTGGCGCAATTTGCAAAGGGTTGGGTGAAGCGAAATTGAACGCTAAACCTGCACGCGTGGTGATGGAAAAACCGTTGGGTACATCGCTGGCGACCTCCCGCGAAATCAACGATCAGGTGGGTGAGTATTTCGAAGAGTGCCAGGTTTATCGTATCGACCACTATCTCGGTAAAGAGACCGTGCTGAACCTGCTGGCGCTGCGTTTCGCCAACTCCCTGTTTGTGAACAACTGGGATAACCGTACGATCGATCACGTCGAAATTACCGTGGCGGAAGAAGTCGGCATTGAAGGTCGCTGGGGCTATTTTGACCAGGCCGGCCAAATGCGTGACATGATCCAGAACCACCTGCTGCAGATCCTGTGCATGATCGCTATGTCGCCGCCGTCTGATCTGAGCGCCGACAGTATCCGTGATGAAAAAGTGAAGGTGCTGAAATCACTGCGCCGTATTGATCGCTCAAACGTGCGTGAAAAAACGGTTCGTGGTCAGTACACCACCGGCTTTGCTCAGGGTAAAAAAGTCCCGGGCTATCTGGAAGAAGAAGGCGCAAATAAGAGCAGCAATACGGAGACCTTTGTTGCGATTCGCGTGGATATCGATAACTGGCGCTGGGCGGGCGTTCCGTTCTACCTGCGCACCGGTAAGCGTTTACCGACGAAATGCTCTGAAGTCGTCGTCTACTTCAAAACACCTGAACTGAATCTGTTTAAAGAGTCCTGGCAGGATCTGCCGCAGAACAAGCTGACGATTCGTTTGCAGCCTGATGAAGGTGTTGATATTCAGGTACTCAACAAAGTACCGGGTTTGGACCACAAGCATAATCTGCAGATCACCAAGCTGGATCTGAGCTATTCCGAAACCTTCAATCAAACGCACCTGGCTGACGCCTACGAGCGTTTGCTGCTGGAAACCATGCGGGGTATTCAGGCGCTGTTTGTACGTCGTGATGAAGTGGAAGAAGCGTGGAAATGGGTTGACTCGATCACCGAAGCCTGGGCGATGGATAACGACGCGCCGAAGCCGTATCAGGCAGGGACCTGGGGACCGGTTGCCTCCGTGGCAATGATCACCCGTGACGGTCGTTCCTGGAACGAATTCGAATAA
- the kdgA gene encoding bifunctional 4-hydroxy-2-oxoglutarate aldolase/2-dehydro-3-deoxy-phosphogluconate aldolase, translating to MKNWKTSAEAILTTGPVVPVIVVNKLEHAVPMAKALVAGGVRVLEVTLRTACAMDAIRAIAKEVPDAIVGAGTVLNPQQLAEVTEAGAQFAISPGLTEPLLKAATEGTIPLIPGISTVSELMLGMDYGLKEFKFFPAEANGGTKALQAIAGPFSQVRFCPTGGISPANYRDYLALKSVLCIGGSWLVPADALEAGDYDRITKLAREAVEGAKQ from the coding sequence ATGAAAAACTGGAAGACAAGTGCAGAAGCAATCCTGACCACTGGCCCGGTTGTACCGGTTATTGTGGTTAACAAACTGGAACACGCTGTGCCGATGGCAAAAGCGCTGGTTGCAGGGGGCGTGCGCGTTCTGGAAGTGACCTTACGTACCGCATGTGCGATGGATGCTATTCGCGCGATTGCGAAAGAAGTCCCGGATGCGATTGTGGGCGCAGGTACTGTACTGAATCCACAGCAGCTGGCAGAAGTCACAGAAGCAGGCGCACAGTTTGCAATTAGCCCAGGTCTGACCGAGCCTCTGCTGAAAGCCGCTACCGAAGGCACGATTCCACTGATCCCAGGTATCAGCACCGTATCTGAACTGATGCTGGGTATGGACTACGGTTTGAAAGAATTTAAATTCTTCCCGGCAGAAGCTAACGGCGGCACAAAAGCGCTGCAGGCGATTGCAGGTCCGTTCTCCCAGGTCCGTTTCTGCCCGACTGGTGGTATCTCTCCGGCGAACTACCGTGATTACCTGGCGCTGAAAAGCGTACTGTGTATCGGCGGTTCCTGGCTGGTTCCGGCGGATGCGTTGGAAGCAGGTGATTACGATCGCATCACAAAACTGGCTCGCGAAGCGGTTGAAGGCGCGAAACAGTAA
- the mepM gene encoding murein DD-endopeptidase MepM: protein MQQIARSVALAFNNLPRPHRVMLGSLTVLTLAVAVWRPYVYHPDSAPIVKTIELEKNEIRSLLPEASEPIDQAAQEDEAIPQDELDDKTSGEVGVHEYVVSTGDTLSSILNQYGIDMGDISQLAAADKELRNLKIGQQLSWTLTSEGDLQRLTWEVSRRETRTYDRTETGFKMSSEMQQGDWVNSRIKGTVGGSFVASAKDAGLTSAEISAVIKAMQWQMDFRKLKKGDEFSVLMSREMLDGKREQSQLLGVRLRSEGKDYYAIRAEDGKFYDRNGTGLAKGFMRFPTAKQFRISSNFNPRRLNPVTGRVAPHKGVDFAMPQGTPVLSVGDGEVVVAKRSGAAGYYVAIRHGRTYTTRYMHLRKLLVKPGQKVKRGDRIALSGNTGRSTGPHLHYEVWVNQQAVNPLTAKLPRTEGLTGSDRNDYLAQVKEVLPQLRFD from the coding sequence GTGCAACAGATAGCCCGCTCTGTCGCTCTGGCATTTAATAATCTGCCCCGACCCCACCGCGTTATGCTGGGGTCGCTTACTGTTCTTACATTGGCCGTCGCTGTCTGGCGGCCATATGTGTACCATCCTGATTCTGCACCCATTGTCAAAACCATCGAGCTGGAAAAAAACGAAATTCGTTCTCTGTTGCCTGAAGCCAGCGAACCTATCGATCAGGCTGCGCAGGAAGATGAAGCCATTCCTCAGGATGAACTGGATGATAAAACCTCTGGCGAGGTGGGCGTCCATGAATATGTGGTTTCGACTGGCGATACCCTGAGCAGTATTCTGAATCAGTACGGTATTGATATGGGTGATATCAGCCAGCTTGCTGCTGCGGATAAAGAGTTGCGTAACCTGAAAATTGGCCAGCAGCTTTCCTGGACGCTGACCTCGGAAGGGGATTTACAGCGTCTGACCTGGGAAGTCTCTCGTCGGGAAACCCGTACGTATGATCGTACGGAGACAGGTTTCAAAATGAGCAGCGAAATGCAGCAGGGTGACTGGGTTAACAGCCGCATTAAAGGCACCGTCGGCGGCAGTTTCGTTGCCAGTGCAAAAGATGCCGGACTGACCAGCGCTGAGATCAGTGCGGTGATTAAAGCCATGCAGTGGCAGATGGACTTCCGCAAACTGAAAAAAGGCGATGAATTCTCGGTTCTGATGTCGCGTGAGATGCTGGACGGCAAACGTGAGCAAAGCCAGCTGTTGGGCGTACGCTTGCGCTCTGAGGGCAAAGACTATTACGCGATCCGCGCGGAAGACGGTAAGTTTTATGACCGTAACGGTACGGGCCTTGCAAAAGGGTTTATGCGATTCCCGACGGCGAAACAGTTCCGTATCTCCTCAAACTTTAATCCGCGTCGCCTGAATCCGGTGACCGGACGCGTTGCCCCTCACAAAGGCGTCGATTTTGCGATGCCACAAGGGACACCGGTCCTGTCCGTGGGTGATGGTGAAGTGGTTGTCGCGAAACGCAGCGGCGCTGCAGGGTACTATGTGGCGATCCGTCATGGTCGTACCTACACCACACGTTATATGCACCTGCGTAAGCTGCTAGTGAAGCCAGGGCAAAAAGTGAAACGTGGCGATCGCATTGCGTTGTCAGGCAATACCGGGCGTTCAACCGGTCCGCATTTGCACTATGAAGTATGGGTCAACCAACAAGCGGTGAACCCGTTGACGGCAAAACTCCCGCGTACGGAAGGGCTGACCGGCTCGGATCGTAATGACTACCTGGCGCAGGTGAAAGAGGTTCTGCCTCAGTTACGCTTCGATTAA
- the pyk gene encoding pyruvate kinase, translating into MSRRLRRTKIVTTLGPATDRDNNLEKIIAAGANVVRMNFSHGSPEDHKMRADKVREIAAKLGRHVAILGDLQGPKIRVSTFKEGKVFLNIGDKFLLDANLSKGEGDKEKVGIDYKGLPADVVPGDILLLDDGRVQLKVLEVQGMKVFTEVTVGGPLSNNKGINKLGGGLSAEALTEKDKADIVTAAQIGVDYLAVSFPRCGEDLNYARRLARDAGCDAKIVAKVERAEAVCDQNAMDDIILASDVVMVARGDLGVEIGDPELVGIQKALIRRARQLNRAVITATQMMESMITNPMPTRAEVMDVANAVLDGTDAVMLSAETAAGQYPAETVAAMARVCLGAEKIPSINVSKHRLDVQFDNVEEAIAMSAMYAANHLKGVTAIIAMTESGRTALMTSRISSGLPIFAMSRHERTLNLTSLYRGVTPVHFDSETDGVVAANEAVNLLRDKGYLVSGDLVIVTQGDVMSTIGSTNTTRILTVE; encoded by the coding sequence ATGTCCAGAAGGCTTCGCAGAACCAAAATCGTTACCACGTTAGGCCCAGCAACTGACCGCGATAACAACCTTGAAAAAATTATCGCTGCGGGTGCGAACGTCGTACGAATGAACTTTTCTCACGGCTCTCCAGAAGATCACAAAATGCGGGCGGACAAAGTCCGTGAAATCGCCGCAAAACTGGGACGTCATGTAGCTATTTTGGGTGACCTGCAGGGACCTAAAATCCGCGTATCAACCTTTAAAGAAGGTAAAGTATTCCTCAATATTGGCGACAAATTCCTGTTAGATGCCAACCTCAGCAAAGGTGAAGGCGACAAAGAAAAAGTCGGTATTGATTATAAAGGACTGCCCGCTGACGTTGTGCCGGGCGATATCCTGCTGCTGGACGACGGTCGCGTACAGCTAAAAGTGCTGGAAGTACAGGGAATGAAAGTCTTCACCGAAGTCACCGTCGGCGGCCCACTTTCCAACAACAAAGGCATCAACAAGTTGGGTGGTGGCCTCTCCGCTGAAGCCCTGACCGAAAAAGACAAAGCCGACATTGTTACCGCCGCGCAGATTGGCGTTGACTACCTGGCGGTCTCCTTCCCACGTTGTGGTGAAGATCTGAACTACGCACGCCGTCTGGCGCGCGATGCAGGCTGTGACGCGAAAATTGTCGCCAAGGTAGAGCGCGCAGAAGCCGTCTGCGACCAGAATGCAATGGATGACATCATCCTTGCATCTGACGTCGTGATGGTGGCACGTGGCGACCTGGGCGTTGAAATTGGCGACCCTGAGCTGGTGGGTATCCAGAAAGCACTGATCCGTCGTGCACGTCAGTTGAACCGTGCGGTGATTACCGCCACGCAGATGATGGAATCGATGATCACCAACCCAATGCCGACCCGTGCGGAAGTCATGGACGTTGCCAACGCCGTGCTGGATGGCACAGACGCCGTGATGCTGTCAGCGGAAACCGCCGCAGGCCAGTATCCTGCTGAGACCGTTGCGGCAATGGCTCGCGTATGTCTGGGTGCAGAAAAAATCCCAAGCATCAACGTCTCCAAACACCGCCTGGACGTCCAGTTTGATAACGTCGAAGAAGCGATCGCCATGTCCGCGATGTATGCGGCTAACCACCTGAAAGGGGTAACGGCAATCATCGCGATGACGGAATCCGGTCGTACCGCGCTGATGACATCACGTATCAGCTCCGGTCTGCCTATTTTCGCGATGTCCCGTCATGAACGCACGCTGAACCTGACCTCTCTGTATCGTGGTGTCACGCCGGTTCACTTTGATAGCGAAACCGACGGCGTAGTGGCAGCTAATGAAGCGGTTAATCTGCTGCGCGACAAAGGTTATCTGGTATCCGGTGACCTGGTGATTGTCACTCAGGGCGATGTGATGAGCACCATTGGCTCGACTAACACAACGCGTATTCTGACCGTAGAGTAA
- the edd gene encoding phosphogluconate dehydratase, which yields MNPNLLRVTQRIIERSRETRSAYLARIEQAKTTTVHRSQLACGNLAHGFAACQPDDKASLKSMLRNNIAIITSYNDMLSAHQPYEHYPAIIRKALHEANAVGQVAGGVPAMCDGVTQGQDGMELSLLSREVIAMSAAVGLSHNMFDGALFLGVCDKIVPGLVMAALSFGHLPSIFIPSGPMASGLANKEKVRIRQLYAEGKVDRMALLESEAASYHAPGTCTFYGTANTNQMVVEFMGMQLPGSSFVHPDAPLREALTAAAARQVTRLTGNGNEWMPIGKMIDEKVVVNGIVALLATGGSTNHTMHLVAMARAAGILINWDDFSDLSDIVPLMARLYPNGPADINHFQAAGGVPVLMRELLNAGLLHEDVNTVAGFGLSRYTLEPWLNEGELDWRDGAATSLDSNVIASFDKPFSHHGGTKVLSGNLGRAVMKTSAVPVENQVIEAPAIVFESQHDVLPAFEAGLLDRDCVVVVRHQGPKANGMPELHKLMPPLGVLLDRCFKIALVTDGRLSGASGKVPSAIHVTPEAYDGGLLAKVRDGDIIRVNGQTGELTLLVDEEELASRQPHIPDLSASRIGTGREMFSALREKLSGAEQGATCITF from the coding sequence ATGAATCCGAATTTGTTACGCGTAACACAACGTATCATCGAACGTTCTCGTGAGACACGTTCCGCCTACCTTGCCCGTATCGAACAGGCCAAAACCACGACCGTTCATCGTTCACAACTGGCATGCGGGAATCTGGCGCACGGATTTGCCGCCTGTCAGCCTGATGACAAGGCGTCGCTGAAAAGTATGTTGCGTAACAATATCGCGATCATCACCTCCTATAACGACATGCTCTCCGCGCATCAACCGTATGAACATTATCCGGCCATCATCCGCAAAGCACTGCATGAAGCCAATGCGGTGGGGCAGGTTGCTGGTGGTGTTCCTGCCATGTGTGATGGCGTGACCCAGGGCCAGGATGGGATGGAGCTTTCATTGCTGAGCCGCGAAGTGATCGCTATGTCTGCAGCGGTTGGCTTATCCCACAACATGTTCGATGGCGCGTTGTTCCTCGGTGTTTGCGACAAAATTGTCCCGGGGCTGGTGATGGCGGCGCTTTCGTTTGGTCATCTGCCTTCAATTTTTATCCCATCAGGTCCAATGGCGAGCGGTCTGGCGAACAAAGAAAAAGTACGCATTCGTCAGCTATATGCAGAAGGCAAAGTTGACCGTATGGCACTGCTTGAATCTGAAGCCGCGTCTTACCATGCTCCGGGTACGTGTACGTTCTACGGTACGGCTAACACCAACCAGATGGTCGTGGAGTTTATGGGGATGCAACTGCCGGGTTCCTCTTTCGTCCACCCCGATGCGCCACTGCGTGAAGCGCTGACGGCTGCTGCGGCACGCCAGGTCACGCGTCTGACCGGTAACGGCAACGAATGGATGCCGATCGGCAAAATGATCGATGAAAAAGTGGTGGTCAACGGCATCGTGGCGCTGCTGGCGACCGGCGGCTCTACCAACCATACGATGCACCTGGTGGCAATGGCGCGTGCAGCCGGCATTCTGATCAACTGGGATGATTTCTCCGATCTGTCCGACATCGTGCCGCTGATGGCGCGTCTGTACCCGAATGGTCCGGCGGATATTAACCACTTCCAGGCGGCGGGTGGTGTACCGGTACTGATGCGCGAGTTGCTCAATGCTGGCCTGCTGCATGAAGATGTTAACACCGTCGCCGGATTCGGTTTATCGCGTTACACCCTTGAGCCATGGCTGAATGAGGGTGAACTGGACTGGCGCGACGGCGCAGCGACGTCGCTGGACAGCAACGTGATTGCCTCTTTCGACAAACCGTTCTCTCATCATGGTGGAACCAAAGTGCTGAGCGGTAACCTGGGACGTGCGGTAATGAAAACTTCAGCTGTTCCGGTAGAAAATCAGGTGATTGAAGCGCCTGCGATTGTTTTTGAAAGTCAGCATGATGTGTTGCCTGCTTTTGAAGCGGGTCTGCTTGACCGGGATTGCGTGGTGGTGGTGCGTCATCAGGGACCAAAAGCGAACGGAATGCCAGAATTACATAAACTCATGCCGCCACTTGGTGTATTATTGGACCGTTGTTTCAAAATTGCGTTAGTTACCGATGGACGTCTTTCGGGTGCTTCAGGTAAAGTGCCTTCAGCAATCCATGTAACACCGGAAGCCTACGATGGTGGGCTGCTGGCAAAAGTACGCGATGGCGACATCATTCGTGTGAATGGACAGACAGGTGAATTGACGCTGCTGGTTGATGAAGAGGAACTTGCCTCTCGTCAGCCTCACATTCCTGACCTCAGCGCATCGCGCATAGGTACAGGACGTGAAATGTTCAGCGCGTTGCGCGAAAAGCTGTCCGGTGCGGAGCAGGGCGCAACCTGTATCACTTTTTAA